In a single window of the Nitrospirota bacterium genome:
- a CDS encoding zinc ribbon domain-containing protein, which produces MSLVYGGHPHRGVSSMPLYEYRCEGCGQQFEQVQPVSFRAEDTVCPHCRAQKATRLMSSFASQIVGDHKPGFKEMKAYDMLNERMDKFSKLPPAMGKRVVPAPENFGTPKPDSSGGGN; this is translated from the coding sequence ATGAGCCTCGTTTACGGTGGACATCCACACAGAGGAGTATCATCCATGCCGTTGTATGAATATCGGTGCGAAGGCTGCGGCCAACAATTCGAGCAGGTCCAACCGGTCAGTTTTCGCGCGGAAGATACGGTCTGCCCTCATTGCCGCGCCCAGAAGGCCACCCGGTTGATGTCCTCCTTCGCCTCTCAAATCGTCGGCGACCACAAGCCCGGCTTCAAGGAAATGAAGGCCTACGACATGCTCAACGAGCGGATGGACAAGTTCTCCAAGCTGCCGCCGGCCATGGGCAAGCGGGTGGTGCCGGCCCCGGAAAACTTCGGGACTCCCAAGCCCGACTCGAGCGGCGGCGGCAACTGA
- the accC gene encoding acetyl-CoA carboxylase biotin carboxylase subunit produces the protein MFKKILVANRGEIAMRIIRACRELNIATAAIYSEADSTGIYVKKADEAYQVGPGPVKGFLDMQQIVDLALRIGADAIHPGYGFLSENAQFAQLCQVSGITFIGPSPQVIHLMGSKVKARELAKKVGVPIVPGTDEAVMKVEEALAFAHSVGYPVMIKASAGGGGRGLRVVRTDTELRNNMETAAREALAAFGDGSIFLEKYIERPHHIEFQILGDKHGHVIHLGERDCSVQRRHQKLIEIAPSLILTPELRREMGEAAAAIAHAVSYDNAGTVEFLLDQNRRFYFIEMNPRIQVEHTVTEQITAVDIVRSQISIAAGLPLEFKQEDVTLQGHAIQCRINAEDPRNNFRPSTGTVTAYLSPGGIGVRIDGAVYKDYAVPPYYDALLAKLTVRGRTWDETVSRMHRSLEEYVLRGLKTTIPFLKKIMEEPDFRAGRFDTSYLETHPDLFTYEDEYEPEDLVVAISAAIAAYEGL, from the coding sequence ATGTTCAAGAAGATTCTGGTCGCCAATCGGGGCGAGATCGCGATGCGGATCATCCGCGCCTGCCGCGAGCTCAACATCGCCACGGCCGCCATCTATTCGGAGGCGGATTCCACCGGCATTTACGTCAAGAAGGCGGACGAAGCCTACCAGGTCGGCCCGGGGCCGGTGAAGGGCTTTCTGGATATGCAGCAGATCGTGGACCTGGCGCTGCGCATCGGCGCCGACGCGATCCATCCGGGCTACGGGTTCCTCTCGGAAAACGCCCAGTTCGCGCAGCTCTGCCAGGTCTCCGGCATCACCTTCATCGGCCCCTCCCCCCAGGTCATCCACCTGATGGGCAGCAAGGTCAAGGCCCGCGAGCTGGCCAAGAAGGTGGGCGTCCCAATCGTGCCCGGCACGGACGAAGCGGTGATGAAGGTCGAGGAGGCCCTGGCCTTCGCCCATTCGGTCGGCTATCCGGTCATGATCAAGGCCAGCGCCGGCGGCGGCGGGCGCGGCCTGCGCGTGGTCCGCACGGACACGGAACTGCGCAACAACATGGAGACCGCGGCCCGCGAGGCCCTGGCGGCCTTCGGGGACGGCAGCATCTTTCTCGAAAAATACATCGAGCGGCCGCATCACATCGAATTTCAGATCCTGGGCGACAAGCACGGCCACGTGATCCACCTGGGCGAGCGCGACTGCTCCGTCCAGCGCCGCCACCAGAAGCTGATCGAGATCGCCCCCTCGCTGATTCTGACGCCCGAATTGCGCCGCGAAATGGGCGAAGCGGCGGCCGCCATCGCCCATGCGGTGAGCTACGACAACGCCGGCACCGTGGAGTTTCTTCTGGACCAGAACCGGCGCTTCTACTTCATCGAGATGAACCCGCGCATCCAGGTGGAGCATACGGTCACCGAGCAGATCACCGCCGTGGACATCGTCCGGTCGCAGATTTCGATCGCCGCCGGCCTGCCGTTGGAATTCAAGCAGGAGGACGTGACCCTGCAGGGCCACGCCATCCAATGCCGCATCAACGCCGAGGACCCGCGCAACAACTTCCGGCCCTCCACCGGCACGGTCACCGCCTACCTGTCGCCCGGCGGCATCGGCGTCCGGATCGACGGCGCCGTGTACAAGGACTATGCGGTCCCGCCTTACTACGACGCGCTCCTCGCCAAGCTCACGGTGCGCGGGCGCACGTGGGACGAGACGGTCAGCCGGATGCACCGGTCGCTGGAGGAATACGTCCTGCGGGGACTCAAGACCACGATCCCCTTTCTCAAGAAGATCATGGAAGAACCGGACTTCCGCGCCGGACGGTTCGACACGTCCTACCTGGAGACGCATCCGGACCTGTTCACCTACGAGGACGAGTACGAGCCGGAAGATTTGGTCGTCGCCATTTCCGCGGCGATCGCCGCCTATGAGGGACTGTAA